In Oceanithermus desulfurans, a single window of DNA contains:
- a CDS encoding ATP-binding protein translates to MLGAQVAPEALARYAAGLANREGGVILLGALPGGRVEDAGGLEPLQLSHALFELTAGAVLPHVERVETAEGVVWALHVAKSPYVVSAGAGPAPYWDGARLVAAPSADGPAAPPDPTARPLPEAGLDDLDPAELARLEDRLRERGSPLAEAAPLERLQALSMAREVDGRWVPSVTGLLLAGRPAALARLLPQAEVSYYRHEDDDVDYVFREDLLRPIPAALERLRELIQSRNRFHPLTVGLFRLEVWDFDVEVYREGLLNAFVHRDWTAHATVQVHHHPDRLEIANPGGLPAGMTPANILRHPPHRRNPALAAALARLGYVERAGQGVDKMYRLMLRYGKEPPEYRAWPHAVTLVLHNPGFDAEFVRWVSEAQNRQGSFTLDYLIVAAALRRGPRPTAELARALALEPPATRKLLARMEAAGLIVPEGQGRGRRWRLAPLPR, encoded by the coding sequence CTGCTCGGTGCCCAGGTCGCCCCCGAGGCCCTCGCCCGCTACGCCGCGGGGCTGGCCAACCGCGAAGGCGGGGTGATCCTGCTGGGGGCCCTGCCCGGGGGACGGGTGGAGGACGCGGGCGGGCTCGAGCCCCTGCAGCTCAGCCACGCCCTCTTCGAGCTCACCGCCGGCGCCGTCCTGCCGCACGTGGAGCGCGTCGAGACCGCCGAGGGGGTCGTCTGGGCGCTGCACGTGGCCAAGAGCCCCTACGTGGTCTCGGCCGGCGCCGGGCCCGCTCCCTACTGGGACGGCGCGCGCCTCGTCGCCGCCCCCAGCGCGGACGGCCCCGCCGCCCCGCCCGACCCCACGGCGCGGCCGCTTCCCGAAGCCGGCCTCGACGACCTCGACCCCGCGGAGCTGGCGCGGCTCGAGGACCGGCTGCGCGAACGCGGCAGCCCCCTCGCCGAAGCCGCGCCGCTCGAGCGGCTGCAGGCCCTGAGCATGGCGCGGGAGGTCGACGGCCGCTGGGTGCCCAGCGTGACCGGGCTGCTGCTCGCGGGCCGGCCGGCGGCGCTCGCGCGCCTCCTCCCCCAGGCCGAGGTGAGCTACTACCGCCACGAAGACGACGACGTCGACTACGTCTTTCGCGAGGACCTGCTGCGCCCCATCCCCGCGGCGCTCGAGCGCCTGCGCGAGCTGATCCAGAGCCGCAACCGCTTCCACCCGCTCACCGTCGGCCTCTTCCGCCTCGAGGTCTGGGACTTCGACGTCGAGGTCTACCGCGAAGGCCTGCTCAACGCCTTCGTGCACCGCGACTGGACGGCCCACGCCACGGTGCAGGTGCACCACCACCCCGACCGCCTGGAGATCGCCAACCCCGGGGGGTTGCCGGCGGGGATGACGCCCGCGAACATCCTGCGCCACCCCCCGCACCGCCGCAACCCGGCGCTGGCGGCGGCGCTGGCGCGGCTCGGCTACGTCGAACGCGCCGGGCAGGGGGTGGACAAGATGTACCGGCTGATGCTGCGCTACGGCAAGGAGCCCCCCGAGTACCGCGCCTGGCCGCACGCCGTCACCCTGGTGCTGCACAACCCCGGCTTCGACGCCGAGTTCGTCCGCTGGGTCTCCGAGGCTCAGAACCGCCAGGGGAGCTTCACCCTCGACTACCTGATCGTCGCCGCGGCGCTGCGCCGCGGCCCCCGCCCCACCGCCGAGCTGGCGCGGGCGCTGGCGCTGGAGCCGCCCGCGACCCGCAAGCTGCTCGCGCGCATGGAGGCGGCGGGGCTGATCGTCCCCGAGGGGCAGGGACGGGGCCGCCGCTGGCGCCTGGCCCCCCTGCCCCGATAG
- a CDS encoding P-II family nitrogen regulator, which translates to MKMIVAIIRPEKLNDVLEALFKAEVRGLTISRVQGHGGGTERVETYRGTTVKMGLYDKVKLEIGVSEAFVEPTIQAILASARTGEVGDGKIFVLPVERVVRIRTGEENEAAVTPVRPS; encoded by the coding sequence ATGAAGATGATCGTGGCCATCATCCGGCCGGAGAAACTCAACGACGTGCTCGAGGCCCTGTTCAAGGCCGAGGTGCGCGGCCTGACGATCAGCCGCGTCCAGGGCCACGGCGGGGGGACCGAGCGGGTGGAGACCTACCGCGGGACCACGGTGAAGATGGGGCTCTACGACAAGGTGAAGCTCGAGATCGGCGTCTCCGAGGCGTTCGTGGAGCCGACGATCCAGGCCATCCTGGCCTCGGCGCGCACCGGCGAGGTGGGCGACGGCAAGATCTTCGTCCTGCCGGTCGAGCGGGTGGTGCGGATCCGCACCGGCGAGGAGAACGAGGCGGCGGTGACCCCGGTCAGGCC
- a CDS encoding ammonium transporter — translation MMRLGTLLLFLLPGAALAAGDTDTGTTAWMLVSTALVLLMTPALAFFYGGLVRQKNVLNTMMMSFGALGFVTLVWALFGYSIAYGTGNKFVGDLSMAFLNGLDLSGEMPALLDVAFQGTFAVITAALISGSLVGRMRFSAWLLFIALWTIFDYAVLAHWVWGPAGSAFLKDLGALDFAGGTVVHINAAIAGVVGVAVLGPRKDFGRLAFLPHNIPFVLLGAGLLWFGWFGFNGGSAYGANGSAGLAFTNTFLAPAATMSVWMLLELWRHGRATAVGAATAAVVGLVAVTPAAGFVGPLGAIWLGAIAAFPSFFFILARPRLGLDDSLDVFGAHGIGGITGALLTGVFASEAWGGTPGLLEGNAAQVWVQLVAVAAAVLLSAVASFVIFKLVGLVVPLRATQREEAVGLDAVQHGEEAYPTTEGAILVLDGERAGGAA, via the coding sequence ATGATGCGACTAGGGACCCTATTGCTGTTCCTGCTGCCGGGCGCGGCCCTGGCTGCAGGAGACACCGACACCGGCACCACGGCCTGGATGCTCGTCTCCACGGCGCTGGTGCTGCTCATGACGCCGGCCCTGGCCTTCTTCTACGGCGGCCTGGTGCGCCAGAAGAACGTGCTCAACACCATGATGATGAGCTTCGGCGCCCTGGGCTTCGTCACCCTGGTCTGGGCCCTCTTCGGCTACTCGATCGCCTACGGAACCGGGAACAAGTTCGTGGGCGACCTCTCGATGGCCTTCCTGAACGGCCTCGACCTCTCCGGCGAGATGCCCGCGCTTCTCGACGTGGCCTTTCAGGGCACCTTCGCGGTGATCACCGCCGCGCTCATCTCGGGCTCGCTGGTGGGGCGGATGCGCTTTTCCGCGTGGCTGCTCTTCATCGCCCTCTGGACCATCTTCGACTACGCGGTGCTGGCGCACTGGGTCTGGGGCCCCGCGGGGTCGGCGTTCCTCAAGGACCTGGGCGCCCTCGACTTCGCCGGGGGGACGGTGGTCCACATCAACGCCGCCATCGCCGGCGTCGTGGGCGTGGCCGTCCTGGGTCCGCGCAAGGACTTCGGCCGGCTCGCCTTCCTGCCCCACAACATCCCCTTCGTGCTCCTGGGCGCGGGGCTGTTGTGGTTCGGCTGGTTCGGCTTCAACGGCGGCAGCGCCTACGGGGCGAACGGCAGCGCCGGGCTGGCCTTCACCAACACCTTCCTCGCCCCCGCGGCGACGATGTCGGTCTGGATGCTGCTCGAGCTCTGGCGCCACGGGCGCGCCACGGCGGTGGGCGCGGCCACCGCGGCGGTGGTGGGCCTCGTCGCCGTCACCCCCGCGGCCGGCTTCGTGGGGCCGCTGGGCGCGATCTGGCTGGGGGCCATCGCGGCCTTCCCCAGCTTCTTCTTCATCCTGGCGCGGCCGCGGCTGGGCCTGGACGACTCGCTCGACGTCTTCGGGGCCCACGGGATCGGCGGCATCACCGGGGCGTTGCTGACCGGCGTCTTCGCCTCCGAAGCCTGGGGCGGCACCCCGGGGCTGCTGGAGGGGAACGCGGCGCAGGTCTGGGTGCAGCTCGTCGCCGTCGCGGCGGCGGTCCTCCTCAGCGCGGTGGCCTCCTTCGTGATCTTCAAGCTGGTGGGGCTGGTCGTCCCCCTCAGGGCGACCCAGCGCGAGGAAGCCGTGGGGCTCGACGCCGTGCAGCACGGTGAAGAGGCCTACCCCACCACCGAAGGGGCGATCCTGGTGCTCGACGGCGAGCGGGCGGGAGGTGCGGCATGA
- a CDS encoding aminopeptidase, with the protein MPSDDRLQRYADLALRVGLNLQEGQPLVLSGSAESRPLLRALARSAYRLGARAVVVDLHDPALGRIDLEDVWEAYLDEVPDWFVQARVRAVDAGAAQLSLTDADPFLLRGVDPARLARRMQAAARARRPYLERVGAHKVNWLALGAATPAWARAVFPELAPDETTERLWEAIFATVRLDAPDPEAAWRDHVAALEARAATLNRARFAALIFEGPGTELRVGLAQRHVWKSAVAEAQNGVRFVPNLPTEEVFTAPDPERVEGVVTSTRPLNIGGTLVEGLRVTFAGGRAVELEAAQGLEAVRAVLATDAAAPRLGEVALVETPNPVFDRGRLFLNTLYDENAASHLAFGRAYPDTLGLAEGDDTALTAAGGNASTVHLDWMIGSPEVDVWGERADGARVPLMKRGRWVDAAR; encoded by the coding sequence ATGCCCAGCGACGACCGCTTGCAACGTTACGCCGACCTGGCCCTGCGCGTGGGGCTCAACCTCCAGGAGGGCCAGCCCCTCGTCCTCAGCGGCTCCGCCGAGTCGCGGCCGCTGCTGCGGGCCCTGGCCCGCAGCGCTTACCGTCTGGGAGCGCGGGCCGTCGTGGTGGATCTGCACGACCCCGCCCTCGGCCGCATCGACCTCGAGGATGTGTGGGAGGCCTACCTCGACGAGGTCCCCGACTGGTTCGTGCAGGCCCGGGTGCGCGCCGTCGACGCGGGCGCGGCCCAGCTCAGCCTCACCGACGCGGACCCGTTCCTGCTCCGCGGCGTCGACCCCGCCCGCCTGGCGCGGCGCATGCAGGCGGCGGCGCGGGCGCGCCGCCCCTACCTCGAGCGCGTCGGCGCCCACAAGGTCAACTGGCTGGCGCTGGGCGCGGCCACGCCCGCCTGGGCGCGGGCCGTCTTCCCCGAGCTCGCCCCCGACGAGACGACCGAACGCCTCTGGGAGGCGATCTTCGCCACCGTCCGCCTGGACGCCCCCGACCCCGAGGCCGCCTGGCGCGACCACGTCGCCGCCCTCGAGGCGCGGGCGGCGACGCTGAACCGGGCGCGCTTCGCCGCCCTGATCTTCGAGGGGCCGGGCACCGAGCTGCGCGTCGGCCTCGCACAGCGCCACGTCTGGAAGAGCGCGGTGGCCGAGGCCCAGAACGGCGTGCGCTTCGTACCCAACCTGCCCACCGAGGAGGTCTTCACCGCCCCCGACCCCGAACGCGTCGAGGGCGTGGTCACGAGCACCCGGCCGCTCAACATCGGCGGCACCCTGGTCGAGGGGCTGCGCGTCACCTTCGCCGGCGGGCGCGCGGTCGAGCTCGAGGCCGCGCAGGGCCTCGAGGCGGTGCGAGCGGTGCTCGCGACCGACGCGGCGGCCCCGCGCCTGGGCGAGGTGGCGCTCGTGGAGACCCCCAACCCCGTCTTCGACCGCGGCCGGCTCTTCCTGAACACCCTCTACGACGAGAACGCCGCCAGCCACCTCGCCTTCGGCCGCGCCTACCCCGACACCCTGGGCCTCGCGGAGGGCGACGACACGGCGCTCACCGCCGCCGGGGGCAACGCCAGCACCGTGCACCTCGACTGGATGATCGGATCCCCCGAGGTCGACGTCTGGGGCGAGCGCGCAGACGGCGCCCGGGTGCCGCTCATGAAGCGGGGGCGCTGGGTGGACGCGGCGCGGTAG